One window of the Nicotiana tabacum cultivar K326 chromosome 4, ASM71507v2, whole genome shotgun sequence genome contains the following:
- the LOC107765037 gene encoding protein TIFY 6B-like (The RefSeq protein has 1 substitution compared to this genomic sequence), giving the protein MQWSFSNNISTHPQYLSFKAAQEDRPKTGFDSLASTGLVTITTTEAVDSSHRPYSGVTQKNMMLEKQGGTHYMSTTFSPHHYDAHSLPRSHGVRVLPVSNPTNQISVSMTMPGHKSFVSPLGQNPVASPISAVPTNSAVVGTTDLRGAPKTPPGPAQLTIFYAGSVCVYDNVSPEKAQAIMLLAGNASPVTPSATSTLSPVQAPIPKSSSVDSFVVNQCHNTTPTLPSPISITSHCGSQPAGVSSNTNGVTIIKSIGVLPSPSNKAELSKFSSSIGSVPATFVPSAVPQARKASLARFLEKRKERVISASPYDSSKQSPECSSLGYGSRSFAKNTLGSCHPHVINLVKET; this is encoded by the exons ATGCAGTGGTCATTCTCGAACAACATCTCTACTCATCCTCAATACCTCTCTTTCAAGGCTGCTCAAGAGGATAGGCCGAAAACTGGTTTTGATTCTCTTGCATCAACTGGATTGGTGACTATAACCACAACTGAAGCTGTCGACTCAAGTCATCGACCATACTCTGGTGTAACACAG AAAAACATGATGCTTGAAAAGCAAGGTGGAACACACTACATGTCGACAACTTTCTCTCCTCATCACTATGATGCACACTCCCTGCCTCGATCTCATGGAGTCAGAGTGCTCCCAGTTTCCAACCCAACAAATCAGATTTCTGTATCTATGACTATGCCTGGTCATAAGTCCTTTGTTTCTCCTCTTGGACAGAATCCAGTTGCTAGCCCCATTTCAGCTGTTCCAACTAACAGCGCTGTCGTGGGCACTACTGATTTAAG GGGTGCTCCGAAAACTCCCCCAGGTCCTGCTCAGTTGACCATCTTTTATGCTGGTTCCGTCTGCGTTTATGATAATGTTTCACCAGAGAAG GCTCAAGCTATTATGTTGCTTGCTGGAAATGCACCACCTGTTACGCCAAGTGCAACATCTACTCTATCTCCAGTTCAGGCGCCTATACCCAAGTCCTCTTCTGTTGACTCTTTTGTTGTAAATCAGTGCCACAACACAACACCTACTCTTCCCAGCCCCATTTCTATAACATCTCATTGTGGATCTCAACCTGCCGGAGTGTCTAGTAATACAAATGGAGTAACTATTATCAAATCAATTGGGGTCCTACCATCTCCTTCTAATAAAGCAGAACTTTCCAAATTTTCCAGTTCCATAGGATCTGTTCCTGCCACCTTTGTTCCATCAG CTGTGCCGCAGGCACGCAAGGCATCATTGGCTCGGTTTTTGGAGAAGCGCAAAGAAAG GGTAATAAGTGCATCACCTTACGACAGCAGCAAGCAATCCCCAGAATGTAGCTCTCTTGGATATGGAAGCAGAAGTTTCGCTAAAAACACTTTAGGCTCTTGTCATCCCCATGTAATCAATTTGGTCAAGGAGACGTGA
- the LOC107765036 gene encoding TPR repeat-containing thioredoxin TDX-like isoform X2, translating to MQNEPFNFTKSFAFFFQELSRKEKGGDEHPDELDEDIIESDVELDNTDTVEPDNDPPQQMGVYSGEVTEENRDAAQTSKAKALDALSEGKLNEAINHLTEAILLNPNSAILYATRGSVFNKLKKPNAAIRDADAALKINSDSAKAYKVRGMARAMLGLWKEAANDLHVASTIDFDEEIAEILKKVEPNARKIEEHCRKYERLRQEKKQRKIERDRQCRQAEAKAAYEKDEKKEQQSQHKASGPDSGSDLNGGKIIGIHSVSELETKLNAASRASRLAVLYFTATWCGPCRFISPVFTSLAEKYPKAAFLKADIDEARDAASRWNVSSVPAFFFIKYGKEVDRVVGADKNLLEKKIVQYAG from the exons ATGCAAAACGAACCcttcaattttacaaaatccttCGCTTTCTTTTTTCAAGAACTTTCTCGAAAG GAAAAAGGTGGAGATGAACATCCTGATGAATTGGATGAGGACATTATAGAGTCTGATGTTGAGTTGGATAACACTGATACCGTGGAACCTGACAATGATCCTCCACAACAG ATGGGAGTTTATTCAGGTGAAGTTACTGAAGAAAATCGAGATGCTGCTCAAACATCAAAAGCTAAAGCTCTTGATGCATTATCTGAAG GCAAGCTTAATGAAGCCATAAATCATTTAACAGAAGCTATTTTGTTGAATCCAAATTCTGCAATATTATACGCAACAAGAG GTAGTGTCTTCAATAAGCTGAAAAAACCCAACGCCGCGATCCGTGATGCTGATGCTGCATTAAAG ATCAACTCTGACTCAGCAAAAGCATACAAAGTAAGGGGTATGGCTAGGGCAATGTTGGGCTTATGGAAAGAGGCAGCTAACGACCTTCATGTGGCATCGACGATAGATTTTGATGAGGAGATTGCAGAGATACTTAAAAAG GTTGAACCTAATGCTCGTAAAATTGAAGAGCACTGCCGAAAATATGAGCGTCTGAGACAAGAGAAGAAGCAGAGGAAAATTGAGCGTGACAGGCAGTGCCGTCAAGCAGAAGCAAAG GCAGCTTATGAAAAGGATGAAAAGAAAGAACAACAATCTCAACATAAAGCTTCT GGTCCTGACTCTGGTTCTGATTTAAATGGTG GAAAAATTATTGGTATCCATTCTGTGAGCGAACTGGAGACAAAGTTAAATGCTGCTTCCAGAGCATCGCGTCTAGCTGTCCTTTACTTCACTGCGACATGGTGTGGGCCTTGTCGTTTCATTTCTCCAGTTTTCACAAGCTTGGCGGAGAAATATCCAAAAGCTGCATTTCTAAAGGCTGATATAGATGAGGCAAGAGATGCGGCTTCAAGATGGAACGTCAGTAGTGTTCCAGCTTTCTTTTTCATAAAATATGGCAAGGAGGTTGACAGAGTAGTAGGTGCTGACAAGAATTTGCTGGAGAAAAAGATCGTTCAATATGCAGGCTAA
- the LOC107765036 gene encoding TPR repeat-containing thioredoxin TDX-like isoform X1 — MDNEKLQDLKQFVELCKTNPSILQNPSLSFFKNFLESLGARVPTSVKSEKGGDEHPDELDEDIIESDVELDNTDTVEPDNDPPQQMGVYSGEVTEENRDAAQTSKAKALDALSEGKLNEAINHLTEAILLNPNSAILYATRGSVFNKLKKPNAAIRDADAALKINSDSAKAYKVRGMARAMLGLWKEAANDLHVASTIDFDEEIAEILKKVEPNARKIEEHCRKYERLRQEKKQRKIERDRQCRQAEAKAAYEKDEKKEQQSQHKASGPDSGSDLNGGKIIGIHSVSELETKLNAASRASRLAVLYFTATWCGPCRFISPVFTSLAEKYPKAAFLKADIDEARDAASRWNVSSVPAFFFIKYGKEVDRVVGADKNLLEKKIVQYAG; from the exons ATGGATAATGAGAAACTTCAAGACCTAAAGCAATTCGTGGAGCTATGCAAAACGAACCcttcaattttacaaaatccttCGCTTTCTTTTTTCAAGAACTTTCTCGAAAG CTTGGGTGCTCGAGTTCCTACATCCGTTAAATCT GAAAAAGGTGGAGATGAACATCCTGATGAATTGGATGAGGACATTATAGAGTCTGATGTTGAGTTGGATAACACTGATACCGTGGAACCTGACAATGATCCTCCACAACAG ATGGGAGTTTATTCAGGTGAAGTTACTGAAGAAAATCGAGATGCTGCTCAAACATCAAAAGCTAAAGCTCTTGATGCATTATCTGAAG GCAAGCTTAATGAAGCCATAAATCATTTAACAGAAGCTATTTTGTTGAATCCAAATTCTGCAATATTATACGCAACAAGAG GTAGTGTCTTCAATAAGCTGAAAAAACCCAACGCCGCGATCCGTGATGCTGATGCTGCATTAAAG ATCAACTCTGACTCAGCAAAAGCATACAAAGTAAGGGGTATGGCTAGGGCAATGTTGGGCTTATGGAAAGAGGCAGCTAACGACCTTCATGTGGCATCGACGATAGATTTTGATGAGGAGATTGCAGAGATACTTAAAAAG GTTGAACCTAATGCTCGTAAAATTGAAGAGCACTGCCGAAAATATGAGCGTCTGAGACAAGAGAAGAAGCAGAGGAAAATTGAGCGTGACAGGCAGTGCCGTCAAGCAGAAGCAAAG GCAGCTTATGAAAAGGATGAAAAGAAAGAACAACAATCTCAACATAAAGCTTCT GGTCCTGACTCTGGTTCTGATTTAAATGGTG GAAAAATTATTGGTATCCATTCTGTGAGCGAACTGGAGACAAAGTTAAATGCTGCTTCCAGAGCATCGCGTCTAGCTGTCCTTTACTTCACTGCGACATGGTGTGGGCCTTGTCGTTTCATTTCTCCAGTTTTCACAAGCTTGGCGGAGAAATATCCAAAAGCTGCATTTCTAAAGGCTGATATAGATGAGGCAAGAGATGCGGCTTCAAGATGGAACGTCAGTAGTGTTCCAGCTTTCTTTTTCATAAAATATGGCAAGGAGGTTGACAGAGTAGTAGGTGCTGACAAGAATTTGCTGGAGAAAAAGATCGTTCAATATGCAGGCTAA
- the LOC107765037 gene encoding protein TIFY 6B-like isoform X2, which produces MERDFMGLTHHVKQEVIEEHIDPAPLRSSAMQWSFSNNISTHPQYLSFKAAQEDRPKTGFDSLASTGLVTITTTEAVDSSHRPYSGVTQKNMMLEKQGGTHYMSTTFSPHHYDAHSLPRSHGVRVLPVSNPTNQISVSMTMPGHKSFVSPLGQNPVASPISAVPTNSAVVGTTDLRGAPKTPPGPAQLTIFYAGSVCVYDNVSPEKAQAIMLLAGNAPPVTPSATSTLSPVQAPIPKSSSVDSFVVNQCHNTTPTLPSPISITSHCGSQPAGVSSNTNGVTIIKSIGVLPSPSNKAELSKFSSSIGSVPATFVPSAVPQARKASLARFLEKRKERVISASPYDSSKQSPECSSLGYGSRSFAKNTLGSCHPHVINLVKET; this is translated from the exons CACCTCTGAGAAGTTCAGCAATGCAGTGGTCATTCTCGAACAACATCTCTACTCATCCTCAATACCTCTCTTTCAAGGCTGCTCAAGAGGATAGGCCGAAAACTGGTTTTGATTCTCTTGCATCAACTGGATTGGTGACTATAACCACAACTGAAGCTGTCGACTCAAGTCATCGACCATACTCTGGTGTAACACAG AAAAACATGATGCTTGAAAAGCAAGGTGGAACACACTACATGTCGACAACTTTCTCTCCTCATCACTATGATGCACACTCCCTGCCTCGATCTCATGGAGTCAGAGTGCTCCCAGTTTCCAACCCAACAAATCAGATTTCTGTATCTATGACTATGCCTGGTCATAAGTCCTTTGTTTCTCCTCTTGGACAGAATCCAGTTGCTAGCCCCATTTCAGCTGTTCCAACTAACAGCGCTGTCGTGGGCACTACTGATTTAAG GGGTGCTCCGAAAACTCCCCCAGGTCCTGCTCAGTTGACCATCTTTTATGCTGGTTCCGTCTGCGTTTATGATAATGTTTCACCAGAGAAG GCTCAAGCTATTATGTTGCTTGCTGGAAATGCACCACCTGTTACGCCAAGTGCAACATCTACTCTATCTCCAGTTCAGGCGCCTATACCCAAGTCCTCTTCTGTTGACTCTTTTGTTGTAAATCAGTGCCACAACACAACACCTACTCTTCCCAGCCCCATTTCTATAACATCTCATTGTGGATCTCAACCTGCCGGAGTGTCTAGTAATACAAATGGAGTAACTATTATCAAATCAATTGGGGTCCTACCATCTCCTTCTAATAAAGCAGAACTTTCCAAATTTTCCAGTTCCATAGGATCTGTTCCTGCCACCTTTGTTCCATCAG CTGTGCCGCAGGCACGCAAGGCATCATTGGCTCGGTTTTTGGAGAAGCGCAAAGAAAG GGTAATAAGTGCATCACCTTACGACAGCAGCAAGCAATCCCCAGAATGTAGCTCTCTTGGATATGGAAGCAGAAGTTTCGCTAAAAACACTTTAGGCTCTTGTCATCCCCATGTAATCAATTTGGTCAAGGAGACGTGA
- the LOC107765037 gene encoding protein TIFY 6B-like isoform X1, which produces MTIYSLVGRRLVCLFLIYTSNNLPGCCLLLAPLRSSAMQWSFSNNISTHPQYLSFKAAQEDRPKTGFDSLASTGLVTITTTEAVDSSHRPYSGVTQKNMMLEKQGGTHYMSTTFSPHHYDAHSLPRSHGVRVLPVSNPTNQISVSMTMPGHKSFVSPLGQNPVASPISAVPTNSAVVGTTDLRGAPKTPPGPAQLTIFYAGSVCVYDNVSPEKAQAIMLLAGNAPPVTPSATSTLSPVQAPIPKSSSVDSFVVNQCHNTTPTLPSPISITSHCGSQPAGVSSNTNGVTIIKSIGVLPSPSNKAELSKFSSSIGSVPATFVPSAVPQARKASLARFLEKRKERVISASPYDSSKQSPECSSLGYGSRSFAKNTLGSCHPHVINLVKET; this is translated from the exons ATGACAATTTATAGTTTGGTGGGTCGGCGTCTCGTCTGTCTTTTCTTAATATATACTTCAAACAATTTACCAGGGTGTTGTTTATTATTAG CACCTCTGAGAAGTTCAGCAATGCAGTGGTCATTCTCGAACAACATCTCTACTCATCCTCAATACCTCTCTTTCAAGGCTGCTCAAGAGGATAGGCCGAAAACTGGTTTTGATTCTCTTGCATCAACTGGATTGGTGACTATAACCACAACTGAAGCTGTCGACTCAAGTCATCGACCATACTCTGGTGTAACACAG AAAAACATGATGCTTGAAAAGCAAGGTGGAACACACTACATGTCGACAACTTTCTCTCCTCATCACTATGATGCACACTCCCTGCCTCGATCTCATGGAGTCAGAGTGCTCCCAGTTTCCAACCCAACAAATCAGATTTCTGTATCTATGACTATGCCTGGTCATAAGTCCTTTGTTTCTCCTCTTGGACAGAATCCAGTTGCTAGCCCCATTTCAGCTGTTCCAACTAACAGCGCTGTCGTGGGCACTACTGATTTAAG GGGTGCTCCGAAAACTCCCCCAGGTCCTGCTCAGTTGACCATCTTTTATGCTGGTTCCGTCTGCGTTTATGATAATGTTTCACCAGAGAAG GCTCAAGCTATTATGTTGCTTGCTGGAAATGCACCACCTGTTACGCCAAGTGCAACATCTACTCTATCTCCAGTTCAGGCGCCTATACCCAAGTCCTCTTCTGTTGACTCTTTTGTTGTAAATCAGTGCCACAACACAACACCTACTCTTCCCAGCCCCATTTCTATAACATCTCATTGTGGATCTCAACCTGCCGGAGTGTCTAGTAATACAAATGGAGTAACTATTATCAAATCAATTGGGGTCCTACCATCTCCTTCTAATAAAGCAGAACTTTCCAAATTTTCCAGTTCCATAGGATCTGTTCCTGCCACCTTTGTTCCATCAG CTGTGCCGCAGGCACGCAAGGCATCATTGGCTCGGTTTTTGGAGAAGCGCAAAGAAAG GGTAATAAGTGCATCACCTTACGACAGCAGCAAGCAATCCCCAGAATGTAGCTCTCTTGGATATGGAAGCAGAAGTTTCGCTAAAAACACTTTAGGCTCTTGTCATCCCCATGTAATCAATTTGGTCAAGGAGACGTGA